One window of bacterium genomic DNA carries:
- the mraY gene encoding phospho-N-acetylmuramoyl-pentapeptide-transferase encodes MFYHLLYPLHETISAFNLFRYITFRSAYAVVTALVISIWIGPYIIAALRRHQIGQSIRKEGPKSHYAKEGTPTMGGLIVLASILIPTLLWADLTNRYIQLILFVTAGMGAIGFIDDYFKVVRKQSKGLVAKKKLAGQLVLGLLFGAALVAWPPSPEFSTTHTDVPFFKNLALHLGVFFIPFVLLVVAATSNAVNLTDGLDGLAIGLCGIAFMAFAGVCYVSGRTDFSRYLGITYLPGVGELTIYCAATLGAALGFLWFNSHPAEVFMGDTGSLALGGALGAIAVLTKKEFMLLILGGVFAAEALSVILQVGYFRMTGGKRIFRMAPIHHHFELIGWPESKVVVRFWIMGAICALLTLSTLKIR; translated from the coding sequence ATGTTCTACCACCTCCTCTATCCGCTCCACGAGACGATTTCGGCGTTCAATCTCTTCCGCTATATCACCTTCCGCTCCGCCTACGCCGTCGTCACCGCGCTGGTGATCTCGATCTGGATCGGGCCGTACATCATCGCCGCGCTGCGCCGGCACCAGATCGGCCAGTCGATCCGCAAGGAAGGGCCGAAGTCGCATTACGCCAAGGAAGGCACCCCGACCATGGGCGGGCTGATCGTGCTCGCATCGATTCTGATCCCGACCTTGCTCTGGGCCGACCTGACCAACCGCTACATCCAGCTGATCCTCTTTGTCACCGCCGGCATGGGCGCCATCGGTTTCATCGATGACTATTTCAAGGTGGTGCGCAAACAGTCGAAGGGATTGGTCGCCAAGAAGAAACTGGCCGGTCAACTGGTGCTGGGCCTTCTGTTCGGCGCCGCCCTGGTCGCCTGGCCGCCTTCGCCCGAGTTTTCGACCACGCATACCGATGTGCCGTTCTTCAAGAATCTCGCGTTGCATCTCGGCGTCTTTTTCATCCCGTTTGTGCTGCTGGTGGTGGCCGCCACCTCGAATGCCGTCAATCTCACCGATGGCCTCGATGGGTTGGCAATCGGTCTGTGCGGCATCGCCTTTATGGCCTTTGCCGGGGTCTGCTATGTCTCGGGACGCACCGACTTCTCCCGCTATCTCGGCATCACTTATCTGCCCGGCGTCGGCGAATTGACCATCTACTGCGCCGCCACGCTCGGCGCCGCCCTGGGGTTCCTCTGGTTCAATTCGCATCCGGCGGAGGTCTTCATGGGGGACACCGGCTCGCTGGCGTTGGGCGGCGCGCTCGGCGCGATCGCCGTCTTGACCAAAAAGGAATTCATGCTGCTCATCCTGGGCGGCGTCTTCGCGGCGGAGGCGCTCTCGGTCATCCTGCAGGTCGGCTACTTCCGCATGACCGGCGGCAAACGCATCTTCCGGATGGCGCCGATTCATCACCATTTCGAATTGATCGGCTGGCCCGAATCGAAGGTTGTCGTCCGTTTCTGGATCATGGGCGCCATCTGCGCCCTCTTGACATTGTCGACGTTGAAAATCCGGTAA
- the murF gene encoding UDP-N-acetylmuramoyl-tripeptide--D-alanyl-D-alanine ligase, with protein MGVEPAGPWAQGGAHGLEHSIFDSGADGANQDTVIVCDAQTACEMTNGILANPAWGRARFRGATNDTRTLKKGNAFFCLAGGNADGHQFAARARDLGAGAIFAEKSRAIEWKDWPIPVIGVHDPLTALGDLASIYRRNFKTRYVAITGSVGKTTTKELTAAALAAKYPVFKSPGNFNNLIGIPLALLSRRQGVAPAREIGVLEFGMSTPGEIRRLVEIVGPSWGVVTRIGAAHLLQMKSLTAIAKAKRELFDYADPRMTAFLNSDDPFQRRWMSRWHRPTITYGLDQSHAPDISAADIAVTPQGIRFTVARRRFTLKLAGDYNVPNALAAIAVARHLGVPYEAMIARLARVKPEGDRSRLIRKAGVTLIADCYNANPTSTAAAIAALRRFPGASRRIAVLGAMRELGEHELAAHHDIGAAAGALDIVVTVGPDARQYRNGAAGAAEWHSLEDRNAVAPFLAAALRPGDVVLFKGSHSERLEEIVRDVAAALVKGQTT; from the coding sequence ATGGGAGTTGAACCCGCGGGGCCGTGGGCTCAGGGGGGAGCCCACGGCCTCGAGCATTCGATCTTTGACAGCGGCGCCGACGGCGCCAATCAGGATACCGTGATTGTCTGCGACGCCCAAACTGCCTGCGAGATGACCAACGGCATCCTCGCTAACCCCGCGTGGGGGCGGGCGCGCTTCCGCGGCGCGACCAATGACACCCGCACCCTGAAAAAGGGGAACGCCTTCTTCTGTCTGGCCGGCGGCAACGCCGACGGCCACCAATTCGCCGCCCGGGCCCGCGACCTCGGCGCCGGCGCGATCTTCGCCGAGAAATCGCGCGCGATTGAATGGAAGGACTGGCCGATTCCGGTCATCGGCGTCCATGATCCGCTCACCGCGCTCGGCGATCTGGCCTCGATCTACCGCCGAAACTTCAAGACCCGCTACGTCGCCATCACCGGCTCCGTCGGCAAGACCACGACGAAGGAGCTGACCGCCGCGGCGCTCGCGGCGAAGTATCCCGTCTTCAAATCGCCCGGCAATTTCAACAACCTGATCGGCATTCCCCTGGCGCTGCTCTCGCGTCGCCAGGGCGTCGCGCCGGCGCGCGAAATCGGCGTGCTCGAATTCGGCATGTCCACCCCCGGCGAAATCCGCCGCCTGGTCGAAATCGTCGGACCGTCGTGGGGCGTGGTCACCCGCATCGGCGCCGCGCATCTGTTGCAGATGAAATCGCTTACGGCCATCGCCAAGGCCAAGCGCGAGCTCTTCGACTATGCCGATCCGCGGATGACCGCCTTCCTCAACAGCGACGACCCGTTCCAGCGTCGCTGGATGTCGCGCTGGCATCGTCCGACCATCACCTACGGCCTCGACCAGTCCCATGCGCCCGATATCAGCGCCGCCGACATCGCGGTGACGCCGCAGGGCATTCGCTTCACCGTGGCCCGCCGCCGTTTCACGCTCAAGCTGGCCGGCGATTACAACGTCCCCAACGCGCTGGCCGCGATCGCCGTCGCCCGCCATCTCGGCGTGCCCTACGAGGCCATGATCGCCCGGCTGGCGCGCGTCAAACCCGAAGGCGACCGCTCGCGCCTTATCCGCAAAGCCGGCGTCACGCTGATCGCCGATTGCTACAATGCCAACCCGACCTCGACCGCCGCGGCCATCGCCGCGTTGCGGCGTTTTCCCGGCGCCTCCCGGCGCATCGCCGTGCTCGGCGCCATGCGCGAATTGGGCGAACATGAACTCGCCGCCCACCATGACATCGGCGCCGCCGCCGGCGCCCTCGACATCGTCGTCACCGTCGGCCCCGATGCCCGCCAATACCGCAACGGCGCGGCCGGTGCCGCCGAGTGGCACTCCCTCGAGGACCGCAACGCCGTCGCGCCCTTCCTGGCCGCCGCGCTGCGTCCCGGCGACGTCGTGTTGTTCAAGGGCTCGCATTCGGAACGGCTGGAAGAGATCGTGCGCGACGTCGCCGCCGCGCTGGTGAAAGGGCAGACCACTTAA
- a CDS encoding UDP-N-acetylmuramoyl-L-alanyl-D-glutamate--2,6-diaminopimelate ligase, translating to MPRAMTAAPTRTLSELLPERTITRDAAISGLCYDSRRVHPGDLFFALHGEKTDGARFIAQAIAKGASAVVTGAPVDADVPVIVDANPRRLMADISHRFYDHPDRSLDLVGVVGTNGKSTVAAGLQAVWETAGVKAGLFGTLHYRWGDYSEPAARTTPEAPDLDHLLARMRDDGVKRAVMEVSSHALSLDRVWGLRYKGGIFTNITRDHLDFHKTFENYRDAKRLFFERLTAPGAFAAINVEDPNHPHFVAACPQARLIRYSGSGEEVDVRLAIVTHDLDGTHGRLLIDRRSWPFHTRLWGRFNHANLAAIAAGAFGSGVDGDLIARGISSFPGIMGRAERVPTGAPFHVFVDYAHTPDALEAVLSAARPLVRGKLIALFGCGGDRDRGKRPEMAQAVARWADEIILTSDNPRSEDPAAIIEEVKQGFTPAKLTRQVWTDPDRARAIHHAITVARAGDAVFLCGKGHEDYQEIQGVRTHFLDHEVAARALAAAGYPPAKGPTPPGGDGS from the coding sequence ATGCCGCGCGCCATGACCGCCGCACCCACACGCACCCTCTCGGAACTCCTGCCGGAGCGCACGATCACGCGCGACGCCGCCATCAGCGGCCTCTGCTATGATTCCCGGCGGGTCCATCCCGGCGATCTGTTCTTCGCCCTCCACGGCGAGAAAACCGACGGCGCCCGGTTCATCGCGCAAGCGATCGCCAAGGGCGCATCCGCCGTCGTCACCGGCGCGCCGGTCGATGCCGACGTTCCGGTGATCGTCGATGCCAATCCGCGCCGTCTGATGGCCGACATCTCGCACCGCTTTTATGACCACCCCGACCGCAGCCTCGATCTGGTCGGCGTGGTCGGCACCAACGGTAAGTCCACTGTCGCCGCCGGGCTGCAGGCGGTCTGGGAGACCGCCGGCGTCAAGGCGGGGCTGTTCGGCACGCTGCACTATCGCTGGGGCGATTATTCGGAGCCCGCCGCGCGCACCACGCCCGAAGCGCCCGATCTCGACCATCTGCTGGCGCGCATGCGTGACGATGGCGTCAAGCGCGCGGTGATGGAAGTCTCCTCCCATGCGCTCAGTCTCGACCGGGTCTGGGGGCTGCGCTACAAGGGCGGCATCTTCACCAACATCACCCGCGACCACCTCGACTTTCACAAGACGTTCGAAAACTACCGCGATGCCAAGCGCCTCTTCTTCGAGCGGCTGACCGCGCCCGGTGCTTTCGCCGCGATCAACGTCGAAGACCCGAACCACCCGCACTTCGTCGCCGCCTGCCCGCAGGCGCGCCTGATCCGCTATTCCGGCTCCGGCGAGGAAGTGGATGTGCGCCTGGCGATCGTCACGCATGACCTCGATGGCACCCATGGCCGCCTGCTGATCGATCGTCGCTCCTGGCCGTTTCACACCCGCCTCTGGGGGCGGTTCAATCACGCCAACCTCGCCGCCATCGCCGCGGGGGCCTTTGGCTCCGGCGTCGACGGCGATCTGATTGCGCGCGGCATCTCGAGTTTCCCCGGCATCATGGGCCGCGCCGAACGCGTGCCGACCGGCGCGCCGTTCCATGTCTTCGTCGATTACGCCCACACCCCCGACGCGCTGGAGGCCGTGCTCTCGGCCGCGCGTCCGCTGGTGCGCGGCAAACTGATCGCGCTCTTCGGCTGCGGCGGCGACCGCGATCGCGGCAAACGCCCCGAAATGGCACAGGCCGTCGCCCGCTGGGCCGATGAAATCATCCTGACCTCCGACAATCCGCGCAGCGAGGATCCCGCCGCCATCATCGAAGAGGTCAAGCAGGGATTTACCCCCGCGAAACTGACACGCCAGGTCTGGACCGATCCCGACCGCGCCCGCGCCATCCATCACGCGATCACCGTCGCGCGCGCCGGCGATGCGGTCTTTCTCTGTGGCAAGGGCCACGAAGACTATCAGGAGATTCAGGGCGTTCGCACCCACTTTCTCGATCATGAGGTGGCGGCGCGGGCGCTTGCGGCGGCAGGGTACCCGCCGGCAAAGGGACCGACTCCTCCCGGGGGGGATGGGAGTTGA
- a CDS encoding penicillin-binding transpeptidase domain-containing protein, whose amino-acid sequence MEGTRRARLAVTFAKRRQVLLLLAVVIWGAVWARAIQLQLVADDQLRELAYSQSNRRISLPAPRGEILDREGRLLAINNAVRSYFSYPDSLQPSHVLAERFGPLRGMPIQAVAREFSGRANRFTWMIRRCDADLAERIDSWQLPGVFGTWEFQRVYPLAMPGFAGPLGFVNDTMGGGAGLEKYYDEVLRGKDGEGVFVADATGRRFNITPNEGRRPEPGANLRLTIDARWQSILGEEVAAAVDSFQAKSGMGLIMDPHTGGIIAMVDVDPRRPANRPILKSRLVSDVFEPGSTFKLVTFAGALADGVVDLRRYFDGNMGVGLFSGRPIRDDKRHGVLSVEEAFVLSSNIVTGRIANLMENGRLDFWVRRFGFGRRTGIDFPGESPGHIAQQQNSEFNIAQRSFGHGISVTPLQLAAAYSAIANGGYLIRPHLVEAIERADGSIERVPVQGERILPPEVAHLMKRLARGVVERGTGKYIYDSLFLFAGKTGTAEKPDPATGTYNKNKYIASFIGFYPADNPRIVGLVILDEPEPIHYGGLTAAPTLLNVVRRAASSGDVPGARFAATDERPARQRDWADRLLEVVGPIITPGPLEAHAARPDSLKNVDGPWESEAPPGCVTGWDRLMGHAAKVRAEKEPAPPASAPAVATPVVGQQPADSLSQPIAATPSADEAGWAAAESEDERP is encoded by the coding sequence ATGGAAGGAACACGCCGGGCACGGTTGGCGGTGACGTTCGCGAAACGCCGCCAGGTGCTCCTGCTTCTGGCCGTTGTCATCTGGGGGGCGGTTTGGGCCCGCGCCATCCAATTGCAGTTGGTCGCCGACGATCAACTGCGCGAACTGGCCTACAGCCAGAGCAACCGCCGCATTTCCCTGCCGGCGCCGCGCGGCGAGATTCTGGACCGCGAAGGACGCCTGCTGGCCATCAACAACGCCGTCCGCTCCTATTTCTCCTATCCGGACAGTCTGCAGCCGTCGCATGTCCTGGCCGAGCGCTTCGGTCCGCTGCGCGGCATGCCGATCCAGGCCGTCGCGCGCGAATTCAGCGGGCGCGCCAACCGCTTCACCTGGATGATCCGCCGCTGCGATGCCGATCTGGCCGAGCGGATCGACAGTTGGCAGTTGCCGGGCGTGTTCGGCACCTGGGAATTTCAACGCGTCTACCCGCTTGCCATGCCCGGTTTCGCCGGGCCGCTGGGCTTTGTCAATGACACGATGGGCGGTGGCGCCGGACTCGAGAAGTATTACGACGAGGTCTTGCGCGGCAAGGACGGCGAGGGTGTCTTTGTCGCCGACGCCACCGGACGTCGTTTCAACATCACGCCCAACGAGGGCCGCCGGCCCGAACCCGGCGCCAACCTGCGGCTGACCATCGACGCCCGCTGGCAGTCGATTCTGGGCGAGGAAGTCGCCGCCGCGGTCGATTCCTTCCAGGCCAAAAGCGGCATGGGTCTGATCATGGACCCGCACACCGGCGGCATCATCGCCATGGTCGATGTCGACCCCCGTCGTCCGGCCAACCGGCCCATACTCAAAAGCCGCCTGGTCTCCGATGTCTTCGAGCCGGGCTCGACCTTCAAGCTGGTCACTTTCGCCGGCGCGCTCGCCGACGGCGTCGTGGATCTGCGCCGCTATTTCGACGGCAACATGGGCGTCGGCCTGTTCTCCGGACGCCCCATCCGCGACGACAAGCGCCATGGCGTCCTCTCGGTCGAGGAAGCGTTTGTCCTCTCTTCGAACATCGTCACCGGACGGATCGCCAACCTGATGGAGAACGGACGTCTCGACTTCTGGGTCCGTCGTTTCGGATTCGGCCGGCGCACCGGGATCGATTTTCCCGGCGAGTCTCCGGGGCATATCGCCCAGCAGCAGAATTCCGAATTCAACATCGCCCAACGCTCCTTCGGACATGGCATTTCGGTGACGCCGCTGCAATTGGCCGCCGCCTACTCGGCCATCGCCAACGGCGGCTACCTGATCAGGCCGCACCTCGTCGAGGCGATCGAGCGCGCCGACGGCTCCATCGAGCGCGTCCCGGTGCAGGGCGAGCGCATCCTGCCGCCCGAAGTCGCCCACCTCATGAAGCGCCTGGCCCGCGGCGTGGTCGAGCGCGGCACCGGCAAATACATCTATGATTCGCTCTTCCTGTTTGCCGGCAAGACCGGCACCGCCGAAAAGCCCGATCCGGCGACCGGCACTTACAACAAGAACAAGTATATCGCCTCGTTCATCGGCTTCTATCCGGCCGACAACCCGCGCATTGTCGGGCTGGTCATTCTCGATGAGCCGGAGCCGATCCACTACGGTGGCCTGACCGCCGCGCCGACCCTGCTGAATGTCGTGCGCCGCGCCGCCTCGTCCGGCGATGTGCCCGGTGCCCGCTTTGCCGCAACGGACGAACGGCCGGCCCGTCAGCGCGACTGGGCCGACCGATTGTTGGAAGTCGTCGGGCCGATCATTACTCCCGGTCCGCTCGAGGCGCATGCCGCACGGCCTGACAGTCTGAAAAATGTCGACGGTCCCTGGGAATCCGAAGCGCCGCCCGGGTGTGTAACCGGCTGGGATCGTCTGATGGGACACGCCGCCAAGGTGCGCGCCGAGAAGGAGCCGGCGCCGCCGGCATCCGCGCCCGCCGTGGCAACGCCTGTGGTCGGGCAGCAACCCGCCGATTCGCTGTCCCAGCCGATTGCCGCCACGCCGTCCGCGGACGAAGCCGGCTGGGCCGCCGCCGAAAGCGAGGATGAGCGTCCGTGA
- the rsmH gene encoding 16S rRNA (cytosine(1402)-N(4))-methyltransferase RsmH — translation MDSLRGQGRGDQSGTGHRPVLADQVADALITDRSGIYLDGTVGGGGHAEVILGKLTTHARYIGLDRDAEAIARSRARLEPFGGRVTIIHADYRDLARILHDLGIAEIHGALLDLGLSSLQLDNPERGFAYRLAGPLDLRFDTSTGPTAAEWLADADEGAIAEALRVYGEERHARKIARLIIAQKSRGLPILTTGDLVALIRQAVGAHGPELGRSAARVFQALRIAVNDELAAIPKALADAVDHLADGGRLVVIAYHSLEDRIVKDFMREVSRACSCPKMYPQCVCGADPKGILPLRRALRPSADEIKINPRAKSAKLRLFERRRRLGGRR, via the coding sequence ATTGACTCTCTAAGAGGGCAGGGCAGGGGTGATCAGTCGGGGACGGGCCACCGGCCCGTCCTCGCCGATCAGGTCGCGGATGCGCTGATCACGGATCGGTCCGGCATCTACCTCGATGGCACCGTCGGCGGAGGAGGGCACGCCGAAGTGATTCTCGGGAAACTGACCACACACGCGCGCTACATCGGGCTGGACCGCGACGCCGAGGCGATCGCGCGGTCGCGCGCCCGTCTGGAGCCCTTCGGCGGCCGGGTGACGATCATTCACGCCGACTACCGCGATCTGGCGCGCATCCTCCACGATCTCGGCATCGCCGAAATCCACGGCGCCCTGCTCGATCTCGGGCTCTCGTCGCTGCAACTTGACAATCCCGAGCGCGGCTTCGCCTACCGACTGGCCGGCCCGCTCGATCTGCGCTTCGACACCTCGACCGGCCCGACCGCCGCCGAATGGCTGGCGGACGCCGACGAGGGGGCCATCGCCGAGGCGCTGCGCGTCTATGGCGAGGAGCGCCATGCCCGCAAGATCGCCCGGCTGATCATCGCCCAGAAGTCCCGCGGACTGCCCATCCTGACCACCGGCGACCTGGTCGCGTTGATCCGGCAGGCGGTCGGCGCGCATGGCCCGGAACTGGGACGCTCCGCCGCGCGTGTCTTCCAGGCGCTGCGCATCGCCGTCAACGATGAGCTGGCCGCCATCCCGAAGGCGCTGGCCGACGCGGTCGATCATCTCGCCGATGGCGGGCGGCTGGTCGTCATCGCCTACCACTCGCTTGAGGATCGCATCGTCAAAGACTTCATGCGCGAAGTCTCGCGCGCATGCTCCTGTCCGAAGATGTACCCGCAGTGCGTCTGCGGCGCCGATCCCAAGGGGATACTGCCGCTGCGCCGCGCGCTGCGTCCTTCCGCCGACGAAATCAAGATCAACCCGCGCGCCAAGTCCGCGAAACTGCGCCTGTTCGAGCGGCGTCGTCGTCTGGGGGGCAGACGATGA